One Streptomyces hundungensis DNA segment encodes these proteins:
- a CDS encoding phospholipase D-like domain-containing protein, producing the protein MARHPRRRRSAFVLRVAVPTLLTALLPVGPAVADTGGAPAPTPHLDAIEQTLRQVSPGLEGRVWERSEGNTLDASVAGGGDWLLQTPGCWGDATCADRPGSRRLLAKMTENISRATGTVDISTLAPFPNGAFQDAVVTGLKASVAAGHHLKVRVLVGAAPLYHLNVLPSKYRDDLVERLGKDAAGVTLNVASMTTSKTAFSWNHSKLLVVDGRSVITGGVNSWKDDYLETTHPVADVDLALSGPAAASAGKYLDELWSWTCRNKNNFASVWFASSDGAGCMPSMPRAAAPETPGAGVPVIAVGGLGVGIQQSDPASAFRPTLPTASDTRCVVGLHDNTNADRDYDTVNPEESALRALISSAGRHIEISQQDLNATCPPLPRYDIRTYDALAAKLAAGVKVRIVVSDPANRGAVGSGGYSQIKSLSEISDVLRARLALLTGDQASARTALCSNLQLATFRGSANPTWADGHPYAQHHKLISVDGSAFSIGSKNLYPAWLQDFGYVVESPAAARQLDEQLLSPQWQYSRATATVDYERGVCQA; encoded by the coding sequence TTGGCTCGTCATCCGCGCAGGCGCCGCTCCGCCTTCGTCCTCCGTGTCGCCGTCCCGACCCTCCTGACCGCGCTGCTGCCCGTGGGCCCCGCCGTGGCCGACACGGGAGGTGCTCCGGCGCCCACCCCACACCTCGACGCCATCGAGCAGACGCTCCGTCAGGTCTCTCCGGGCCTCGAAGGGCGCGTCTGGGAGCGCAGTGAAGGGAACACGCTCGACGCCTCCGTGGCCGGCGGTGGCGACTGGTTGTTGCAGACCCCTGGGTGCTGGGGCGATGCCACCTGTGCCGACCGTCCCGGGAGCAGGCGGCTGCTCGCGAAGATGACGGAGAACATCTCCCGGGCGACCGGAACGGTCGACATATCCACCCTGGCGCCCTTCCCCAACGGCGCGTTCCAGGATGCCGTCGTGACCGGCCTCAAGGCCTCCGTCGCGGCCGGACACCACCTCAAGGTGCGCGTCCTCGTGGGCGCCGCACCGCTCTACCACCTCAATGTGCTGCCGTCGAAGTACCGCGACGACCTCGTCGAGCGGCTCGGCAAGGACGCGGCCGGTGTCACCCTCAACGTCGCGTCGATGACGACGTCCAAGACCGCGTTCTCTTGGAACCACTCCAAGCTGCTCGTGGTCGACGGCAGGTCCGTGATCACCGGAGGCGTCAACAGCTGGAAGGACGACTACCTGGAGACCACCCACCCGGTCGCCGACGTCGACCTCGCCCTGAGCGGGCCGGCCGCCGCCTCCGCGGGGAAGTACCTGGACGAGCTGTGGTCCTGGACCTGCCGGAACAAGAACAACTTCGCCTCCGTCTGGTTCGCCTCCTCCGACGGCGCCGGATGCATGCCCTCCATGCCGCGCGCCGCAGCCCCCGAAACGCCCGGCGCGGGCGTGCCGGTGATCGCGGTCGGCGGGCTCGGCGTGGGCATCCAACAGAGCGATCCCGCCTCGGCGTTCAGGCCCACGCTGCCCACCGCCTCGGACACCCGGTGCGTCGTGGGACTGCACGACAACACCAACGCGGACCGGGACTACGACACGGTCAACCCGGAGGAGAGCGCCCTGCGGGCCCTGATCTCCAGCGCCGGTCGGCACATCGAGATCTCGCAGCAGGACCTCAACGCGACGTGCCCGCCGCTGCCGCGCTACGACATCCGCACCTACGACGCCCTCGCGGCCAAACTGGCCGCCGGAGTCAAGGTGCGCATCGTCGTCAGTGATCCTGCCAACCGTGGCGCGGTGGGCAGCGGAGGCTACTCGCAGATCAAGTCGCTCTCGGAGATCAGCGACGTCCTGCGCGCCCGACTCGCCCTGCTCACCGGCGACCAGGCCTCGGCGCGCACCGCCCTCTGCTCGAACCTGCAACTGGCCACGTTCCGTGGCTCGGCGAACCCGACGTGGGCGGACGGCCACCCCTACGCCCAGCACCACAAGCTGATCTCCGTGGACGGCTCGGCGTTCTCCATCGGCTCCAAGAACCTCTACCCGGCCTGGCTCCAGGACTTCGGATACGTGGTGGAGAGCCCCGCGGCCGCCCGGCAACTCGACGAGCAACTGCTCTCCCCGCAGTGGCAGTACTCGCGCGCGACCGCGACGGTCGACTACGAACGCGGCGTCTGCCAGGCCTGA
- a CDS encoding sensor histidine kinase — MQWLPTLLVVVSALWTVRPLGLGGRGLAVAVLLLINCVTLAARHLPGSRVPPRVALVWLTGGVVAAAALLGVSSSGASYLFAYFLVGHIGVRLETRPALALAALSSLLCGGVLYFRLGPNHDLLPWTLGLTTGAPVLIGMLNRSRLRAVRAAISAAESAERAARAEARTSVLTERGRIARDVHDVLAHSLAGINMQLELADALIDTGDLDKVREANQKAHSMVKESLKQAQWTVHALREDALPLVESLTAMLESSGHRDALTVTGSARDVPSPVTQNLLRIAQEALTNAARHAPGGEVRVELTYAARTMTLVVRNGPAARRVSPGAGSGMGLIGMRERVALLGGTITAGPVVAGADEGGWKVEAVIPG; from the coding sequence GTGCAGTGGCTGCCGACCCTGCTCGTCGTCGTGTCCGCGCTCTGGACGGTCCGGCCGCTCGGCCTCGGCGGCCGGGGCCTGGCGGTCGCCGTCCTGCTCCTGATCAACTGCGTCACCCTGGCGGCCCGGCATCTGCCCGGGTCCAGGGTCCCCCCGAGGGTGGCCCTGGTCTGGCTGACCGGGGGCGTCGTCGCTGCGGCGGCCCTGCTCGGGGTGAGCAGCAGTGGAGCGAGCTATCTGTTCGCGTACTTCCTCGTCGGGCACATCGGCGTCCGCCTGGAGACCCGGCCGGCCCTCGCCCTCGCGGCCCTGTCCAGTCTGCTGTGCGGCGGGGTGCTGTACTTCCGCCTCGGTCCGAACCACGATCTGCTGCCCTGGACGCTCGGTCTCACCACCGGCGCCCCCGTGCTGATCGGCATGCTCAACCGCAGTCGCCTGCGCGCCGTGCGGGCGGCGATCTCGGCGGCCGAGTCCGCCGAGCGGGCCGCCCGGGCCGAGGCCCGCACCTCCGTGCTGACCGAGCGCGGCCGGATCGCCCGCGATGTGCACGACGTCCTGGCGCACTCCCTTGCGGGCATCAACATGCAGCTGGAGCTGGCGGACGCACTCATCGACACCGGCGACCTGGACAAGGTCCGCGAGGCGAACCAGAAGGCACACAGCATGGTCAAGGAGAGCCTGAAACAGGCCCAGTGGACCGTGCACGCGTTGCGTGAGGACGCGCTGCCGCTGGTGGAGAGCCTGACCGCGATGCTGGAGTCGTCCGGCCACCGCGACGCGCTGACCGTGACGGGAAGCGCCCGCGACGTGCCGTCCCCCGTGACCCAGAACCTCCTCCGCATCGCTCAGGAAGCCCTGACCAACGCGGCCCGGCACGCGCCCGGTGGCGAAGTCCGCGTGGAGCTCACCTACGCCGCCCGGACCATGACGCTGGTGGTACGCAACGGTCCGGCGGCCCGTAGGGTGAGCCCGGGTGCGGGCAGCGGAATGGGACTGATCGGCATGCGTGAACGGGTCGCCCTGCTGGGCGGGACGATCACGGCGGGACCGGTGGTGGCCGGCGCGGACGAGGGCGGCTGGAAGGTGGAGGCGGTGATCCCGGGATGA